From Chthonomonas sp., the proteins below share one genomic window:
- the obgE gene encoding GTPase ObgE, protein MFFDEAIVEFVSGDGGSGAVAFHREKHVPRGGPNGADGGRGGNVILMAERGMRTLYDFSMRRKFSAEPGAHAVGNKRGRSSKDVIVKVPVGTVIWDTVMDEQLADLNLHGMKFVVCKGGRGGRGNLHYVSSVRQVPNFAEKGAPGETVTAKLELKLLADVGLIGLPNAGKSTLLGALSAARPKIGDYPFTTITPNLGVVSLGDKSFVMADMPGLIEGARLGHGLGHQFLRHIERTKVLIHVVDMAPIDESDPVRNFELIENELKEYSEEVWSRPRVVLLNKIDMIAPGSPENDRLQELRDRLQRDGIPVFAGSGAAKLGLDPMLYEVVSTLEAQESVESMPTLMPATAREEVDEGWDVVPAPEGGWEVIGRRVLRMVKMTNLNNTDSVRFLHRRLERMGVIERLRELGADEDDSVFVGDAVFSFRDY, encoded by the coding sequence ATGTTTTTTGATGAGGCCATCGTTGAGTTTGTGTCCGGGGACGGTGGTTCGGGGGCTGTGGCCTTCCACCGCGAAAAGCATGTCCCGCGTGGCGGTCCCAATGGCGCGGATGGTGGACGCGGCGGCAACGTGATTCTCATGGCCGAGCGCGGCATGCGAACCCTCTACGATTTCTCGATGCGCCGCAAGTTTAGCGCCGAGCCCGGCGCGCACGCCGTCGGCAACAAGCGCGGACGCAGCTCCAAGGACGTCATCGTCAAGGTGCCGGTCGGCACCGTCATATGGGACACCGTGATGGATGAGCAGCTCGCTGACCTTAACTTGCACGGCATGAAGTTTGTGGTCTGCAAGGGCGGTCGCGGCGGTCGCGGCAACCTGCACTATGTCAGTAGCGTGCGCCAAGTACCCAACTTCGCCGAAAAGGGCGCACCCGGCGAAACCGTGACGGCAAAGCTCGAGCTCAAGCTGCTCGCCGACGTCGGCCTGATTGGCCTGCCAAACGCGGGGAAGAGCACCCTGCTCGGCGCGCTCAGCGCGGCCCGCCCGAAAATCGGCGACTACCCGTTTACGACGATTACGCCGAATCTGGGCGTGGTCTCCCTCGGCGACAAGTCGTTTGTCATGGCCGACATGCCCGGCCTCATCGAGGGCGCGCGGCTCGGCCACGGCCTGGGGCACCAATTTTTGCGGCACATCGAGCGCACCAAGGTGCTTATCCACGTGGTGGACATGGCCCCGATCGACGAAAGCGATCCGGTGCGCAACTTTGAGCTCATCGAAAATGAGCTCAAGGAATACAGCGAGGAGGTGTGGTCGCGGCCGCGCGTCGTGTTGCTCAACAAAATTGACATGATTGCCCCGGGCTCGCCGGAGAACGATCGCCTGCAGGAACTCCGCGATCGCTTGCAGCGCGACGGCATCCCCGTTTTCGCCGGTTCGGGCGCGGCGAAGCTCGGCCTCGACCCGATGCTCTACGAGGTGGTGAGCACCCTTGAAGCGCAGGAGAGCGTCGAAAGCATGCCGACGCTCATGCCCGCCACCGCGCGCGAAGAAGTGGACGAGGGCTGGGACGTCGTGCCCGCGCCCGAAGGCGGCTGGGAAGTCATCGGTCGCCGTGTGCTGCGCATGGTGAAAATGACCAACCTCAACAACACCGATAGTGTGCGATTTTTGCACCGACGCTTAGAGCGCATGGGCGTGATCGAGCGCCTGCGCGAGCTCGGCGCGGATGAAGACGACTCGGTGTTTGTCGGCGACGCCGTCTTTAGTTTCCGCGACTATTGA
- a CDS encoding DUF2314 domain-containing protein: MDAMSILKVAIPAFGIIGALLYFSQRNRVPETFGGTVSGETMQREMDAAIAHARVTVDDFIAALTSEFGTDFSVKKMFEDAESDRSEHAWLTDLTYKDGVFTGKLGNDMAFLKKYKLGETYSVHRDDISDWMFIRDDKMHGNFTMRPLFYNMSPQEVTEWKQQLADPELTFAQPETQPEPESVPAEQSGA, translated from the coding sequence ATGGATGCGATGTCGATTCTCAAGGTGGCTATTCCCGCGTTCGGGATTATCGGGGCGCTCCTCTATTTCAGCCAGCGCAATCGCGTGCCAGAGACCTTCGGCGGAACCGTCTCTGGCGAGACGATGCAGCGCGAGATGGACGCTGCGATCGCTCACGCCCGTGTGACCGTGGACGACTTTATTGCTGCTCTGACGAGCGAGTTCGGCACCGACTTTTCGGTCAAGAAAATGTTTGAGGACGCGGAATCCGACCGCTCTGAGCACGCCTGGCTGACTGACTTAACGTACAAAGATGGCGTGTTCACGGGCAAGCTCGGCAACGACATGGCGTTCCTTAAGAAGTACAAACTCGGCGAGACGTACTCGGTTCATCGCGATGACATCTCGGACTGGATGTTCATCCGCGACGACAAAATGCACGGCAACTTCACCATGCGGCCTCTGTTCTACAACATGTCGCCGCAGGAAGTCACGGAATGGAAGCAGCAGCTCGCTGATCCCGAACTCACCTTTGCCCAGCCGGAAACCCAGCCGGAACCAGAGTCGGTCCCGGCTGAGCAGTCGGGCGCTTAG
- a CDS encoding PEP-CTERM sorting domain-containing protein (PEP-CTERM proteins occur, often in large numbers, in the proteomes of bacteria that also encode an exosortase, a predicted intramembrane cysteine proteinase. The presence of a PEP-CTERM domain at a protein's C-terminus predicts cleavage within the sorting domain, followed by covalent anchoring to some some component of the (usually Gram-negative) cell surface. Many PEP-CTERM proteins exhibit an unusual sequence composition that includes large numbers of potential glycosylation sites. Expression of one such protein has been shown restore the ability of a bacterium to form floc, a type of biofilm.) — protein MRWFGCLVVAALAPVASASFDMMIWWNVNTNRMQRYDPINRLSLGSFGPSTSLDNVTHSGNLAYTSAFGSKWFAYDYSTGQQVASTVDGRNINTNLVVDSTGRLTYGVSSSVLYLDSINDPTATTLATISGATVKNIVDVGNGYLMVQSRTSTGTISLATVNKTTGVVSTLGTTYTTGDVSFGQMVLHRDTDGSNYVTMARRITSGGVFLETFFVGSAGTITHQSTFVLPDWFSATTDSRVNLVSAHNGFWAVGRDFSTPATTRLIKFDSDSLPSMEDSFLAPEIVTFGAGDWTMTCVVAPEPGSLGVLALGGFALLRRRRR, from the coding sequence ATGCGTTGGTTTGGTTGTTTGGTAGTGGCGGCTCTCGCCCCGGTTGCGTCGGCGTCGTTTGACATGATGATTTGGTGGAACGTGAACACCAACCGAATGCAGCGATACGACCCCATCAACCGCTTGTCGCTCGGAAGTTTTGGCCCTTCAACCAGTCTCGATAACGTGACGCACAGTGGCAACCTCGCCTACACTTCTGCATTCGGGAGTAAGTGGTTTGCGTACGATTACAGCACCGGTCAGCAAGTGGCCTCAACGGTTGATGGAAGAAACATCAACACCAACCTCGTGGTCGATAGCACGGGGCGGCTCACGTACGGAGTGAGCAGTTCGGTGCTCTACTTGGACAGCATCAACGACCCCACCGCGACGACGCTCGCGACCATCTCCGGAGCAACGGTCAAAAACATCGTGGATGTGGGCAACGGGTACTTGATGGTGCAATCCCGCACGTCCACGGGCACCATTTCCCTGGCGACCGTCAACAAGACAACCGGGGTGGTCAGCACTCTCGGCACAACCTACACCACCGGCGACGTTTCGTTCGGTCAGATGGTGCTGCACCGTGATACCGACGGCTCCAACTATGTGACCATGGCGCGCCGAATCACAAGCGGCGGCGTCTTCCTGGAGACCTTTTTTGTGGGGAGTGCGGGCACGATTACGCACCAGAGCACGTTTGTGCTGCCTGATTGGTTTTCGGCCACTACCGATTCCCGCGTCAACCTCGTCTCCGCGCACAACGGGTTCTGGGCAGTCGGGCGCGACTTCTCCACACCAGCCACTACCCGACTCATCAAGTTTGATTCCGACTCGTTACCCAGTATGGAGGACAGTTTCCTCGCGCCGGAAATCGTCACCTTCGGCGCCGGAGATTGGACCATGACGTGCGTCGTCGCGCCCGAACCCGGTTCGCTGGGCGTCCTGGCGCTGGGCGGGTTCGCCTTGCTACGACGCCGCCGCCGTTAG
- the dnaK gene encoding molecular chaperone DnaK: protein MAKIVGIDLGTTNSVVAVMENGEPTVISTAEGTRTMPSVVGFKKDGERIVGVAAKRQAVVNPENTISSIKRFMGHKFSEVSNEAANASYKVKEDKKGGVVAFVPIVDKEFTPEEISAMILQKLKADAEAYLGQAVTQAVITVPAYFNDSQRKATKDAGEIAGLKVERIINEPTAASLAYGLDKKANETILVFDLGGGTFDVSILDVGEGVFEVKATAGDSHLGGDDFDQKIVEWMVAEFKKEKGVDLKSDRQALQRLREAAEKAKIELSSSVSTEINLAFITMVDGQPEHLLMNLTRAKFEELCKDLLARVKKPIQSALEDSKMSSSDIQEVILVGGSSRIPMVQELVRDLTGKEPNRSVNPDEVVAIGAAIQAGVLGGEVKDILLLDVTPLSLGVETQGGIFDKVIERNTTVPTKKSRIYTTAVDNQPEVEIHVLQGERPLAKDNKSLGKFHLAGIPPSPARVPQVEVTFDIDANGILQVSAQDKATGNQNKITITGSGNLNRDEIDRMMKEAELNADADRKAQEALQLKNDADGLAYRCEKFVRENSDKISDGDKTLIEDKVRELREAVASDETDRVQSTMTALETEFHRVSQDVYAKTEAPAEGTADAPEGEKVGAGVGAQGDDVIDAEFKEEK, encoded by the coding sequence ATGGCAAAGATCGTAGGAATTGACTTGGGAACGACCAACTCGGTCGTCGCGGTGATGGAAAACGGTGAGCCCACCGTCATCTCCACCGCCGAAGGAACCCGCACCATGCCCAGCGTGGTCGGCTTCAAAAAGGATGGCGAGCGCATCGTCGGCGTGGCCGCCAAGCGACAGGCCGTCGTGAACCCCGAAAACACCATCAGCAGCATCAAGCGCTTTATGGGCCACAAGTTTAGCGAGGTCTCGAACGAGGCCGCGAACGCGAGCTACAAGGTGAAGGAAGATAAAAAGGGCGGCGTCGTGGCCTTTGTGCCCATCGTCGACAAGGAATTCACGCCCGAAGAAATCAGCGCGATGATTCTGCAAAAGCTGAAGGCCGACGCCGAGGCGTACCTCGGTCAAGCGGTCACACAGGCGGTCATCACGGTTCCGGCCTACTTCAACGACTCGCAGCGCAAGGCCACCAAGGACGCGGGCGAAATCGCCGGCCTTAAGGTCGAGCGCATTATTAACGAGCCGACGGCCGCTTCGCTGGCGTACGGCCTCGATAAGAAGGCCAACGAAACCATCCTGGTGTTCGACCTCGGCGGCGGGACATTCGACGTTTCGATTCTCGACGTCGGCGAAGGCGTTTTCGAAGTGAAGGCCACCGCCGGTGACAGCCACCTGGGCGGCGACGACTTCGACCAAAAGATCGTCGAGTGGATGGTCGCCGAGTTTAAGAAGGAAAAGGGCGTTGACCTCAAGAGCGATCGCCAGGCTCTGCAACGACTCCGCGAAGCCGCCGAAAAGGCGAAGATCGAGCTGAGCTCGTCGGTCAGCACCGAGATCAATCTGGCGTTCATCACCATGGTGGATGGTCAGCCCGAACACTTGCTGATGAACCTGACTCGCGCCAAGTTCGAAGAGCTTTGCAAGGACCTGCTGGCTCGCGTCAAGAAGCCGATTCAATCGGCCCTCGAAGACAGCAAGATGAGTTCCAGCGACATTCAGGAAGTCATTCTGGTGGGTGGTTCTAGCCGCATTCCGATGGTGCAAGAACTGGTGCGTGACCTGACCGGCAAGGAGCCGAATCGCTCGGTAAACCCGGACGAAGTGGTGGCCATCGGCGCCGCGATTCAGGCTGGCGTCCTCGGCGGGGAAGTCAAGGACATCCTGCTGCTCGACGTGACTCCGCTGAGCCTCGGCGTGGAAACGCAAGGCGGCATTTTCGACAAGGTCATTGAGCGTAACACCACGGTGCCGACCAAGAAGAGCCGCATCTACACCACGGCGGTGGACAACCAGCCGGAAGTGGAGATTCACGTGCTGCAAGGCGAGCGCCCGCTGGCCAAGGACAACAAGAGCCTCGGCAAGTTCCACCTGGCCGGTATTCCGCCCTCACCGGCGCGCGTGCCGCAGGTCGAGGTGACCTTCGACATCGACGCGAACGGGATTTTGCAGGTCAGCGCGCAGGACAAGGCGACCGGAAATCAGAACAAGATCACGATCACGGGTTCGGGCAACCTCAACCGCGACGAGATTGACCGCATGATGAAGGAAGCCGAGCTGAACGCCGACGCCGACCGCAAGGCGCAGGAAGCTCTGCAACTGAAGAACGACGCCGACGGCCTGGCCTATCGCTGCGAAAAGTTTGTCCGCGAAAACTCGGACAAGATCAGCGATGGCGACAAGACGCTCATCGAAGACAAGGTTCGCGAACTCCGCGAGGCCGTGGCCAGCGATGAAACCGACCGCGTGCAGTCGACCATGACCGCGCTGGAAACCGAGTTCCACCGCGTGAGTCAGGACGTTTACGCCAAGACCGAGGCTCCGGCTGAGGGCACGGCCGACGCTCCGGAAGGCGAGAAGGTGGGCGCCGGAGTTGGCGCACAAGGCGACGACGTGATCGACGCCGAGTTCAAGGAAGAGAAGTAA
- the carB gene encoding carbamoyl-phosphate synthase large subunit, producing MTVKKIMVIGSGPIVIGQAAEFDYAGTQACKSLREEGYSVVLINSNPATIMTDAETADAVYIEPLTVEFCERVIARERPDGLLPTLGGQTGLNLATQLAQIGILEKYGVTLLGTPLSAIQKAEDREEFRALMREIREPVPESWIIQTDDDLQAILGKVPYPCIVRPAYTLGGTGGGIANTPEELWLIGRQGLQLSMRSQIMVERSLLGWKEVEYEVMRDKNGNCITICNMENFDPMGVHTGDSIVVAPSQTLSDREYHMLRTASLKIIRSLGIQGGCNVQLAVNPDSFDYYVIEVNPRVSRSSALASKATGYPIARVSAKIAIGKTLDEIPNPVTGTTMACFEPALDYIVVKLPRWPFDKFTTGDRTLFTQMKATGEVMAIDRSFEAGLLKAIRGLEVRQKDLRHQKFAEMDDAGLREAIRVPTDERLWAIAEGLRRGWSAPDVRALCKVDLWFLTKMQGILAIERGLTEQANEETVLAALEIGYSPLQIVALCEDADLVDRVIASSPRQAVFKMVDTCAGEFESQTPYFYAARDLTDDSALLKN from the coding sequence ATGACCGTGAAGAAAATCATGGTCATTGGCTCCGGACCGATCGTCATCGGACAAGCCGCGGAGTTTGACTATGCCGGCACTCAGGCGTGCAAAAGCCTGCGCGAGGAGGGCTACTCGGTGGTCCTCATCAACTCGAATCCGGCGACGATTATGACCGACGCCGAGACCGCCGACGCGGTCTACATCGAGCCGCTCACGGTCGAGTTTTGCGAACGAGTGATCGCCCGCGAACGGCCCGATGGACTGCTGCCCACTTTGGGCGGGCAAACCGGATTGAACCTCGCCACGCAGCTCGCGCAGATCGGCATCCTCGAAAAATATGGCGTCACGCTGCTTGGCACGCCGCTCAGCGCCATTCAAAAAGCCGAAGACCGCGAGGAGTTCCGCGCGCTCATGCGGGAAATCCGCGAGCCGGTACCCGAGAGCTGGATCATCCAGACCGACGACGACCTGCAAGCAATCCTGGGCAAAGTTCCCTACCCTTGCATCGTGCGGCCCGCCTACACGCTCGGCGGAACCGGCGGCGGCATCGCCAACACGCCCGAAGAACTGTGGCTGATTGGTCGCCAAGGACTGCAACTTTCCATGCGCAGCCAGATCATGGTGGAGCGCAGTTTGCTCGGCTGGAAAGAGGTGGAGTACGAGGTGATGCGGGACAAAAACGGCAACTGCATCACGATTTGCAACATGGAGAATTTCGACCCGATGGGCGTGCACACCGGCGATTCCATCGTGGTTGCGCCGAGCCAAACCCTGAGCGACCGCGAGTATCACATGCTGCGCACGGCCTCGCTCAAGATCATTCGTTCGCTCGGCATTCAGGGCGGTTGCAACGTGCAGCTTGCCGTGAACCCCGATAGCTTTGACTACTACGTCATCGAGGTCAATCCGCGGGTGTCGCGCTCCTCGGCGCTGGCGAGCAAGGCGACGGGTTATCCCATTGCTCGGGTGAGCGCAAAAATCGCGATCGGCAAAACCTTGGACGAGATTCCGAACCCCGTGACCGGCACCACCATGGCGTGCTTCGAACCGGCGCTCGACTACATCGTGGTGAAACTTCCCCGCTGGCCGTTTGACAAGTTTACGACCGGCGACCGCACCCTGTTTACGCAAATGAAGGCGACCGGCGAGGTGATGGCGATTGATCGCTCGTTTGAAGCCGGCTTGCTCAAGGCGATTCGCGGACTGGAGGTGCGCCAGAAAGACCTTCGCCACCAGAAGTTTGCCGAAATGGACGACGCCGGTCTGCGCGAGGCGATTCGCGTGCCGACCGACGAGCGGCTTTGGGCCATCGCCGAGGGGCTACGACGCGGATGGAGCGCGCCGGATGTGCGCGCGCTGTGCAAAGTGGACCTGTGGTTCCTCACCAAGATGCAAGGAATTTTGGCGATTGAGCGCGGGCTCACCGAACAAGCCAACGAGGAAACCGTGCTCGCCGCTCTGGAGATTGGCTACTCGCCGCTGCAGATTGTCGCGCTGTGCGAGGACGCTGACCTGGTGGATCGCGTGATCGCGAGTTCGCCGCGCCAGGCGGTGTTTAAGATGGTGGATACCTGCGCGGGCGAGTTCGAATCGCAGACCCCCTACTTCTACGCGGCGCGCGATCTTACCGACGACTCGGCCTTATTGAAAAATTAA
- a CDS encoding toxin-antitoxin system YwqK family antitoxin produces the protein MARSFLRALALVWGTSLWSLAAAEQIITRHANGQIKERFTVIDNKREGLYESFHEKGQKNRVAQYAKDLMVGKCQDFWPNGKLKLDVTFQNGQLTGTYLEYHESGNIYQQGPTFGCNFGANMATSPKRTGRWTMYFASGKKKSEGDFGNDLMTGPWRDYFESGQVQLEANAKDGQAVGLWTMYHSNGKIRRQGQSAGNYLHNNYLGAPVATGVWTEYHDNGKKFSEGTWVKNNRDGLHTEWRADGTKHYEVMFDNAKTIGSWTRFDEAGLVEFQGQASGNRLHENTLYSPMKSGVWVTFIKGKVTKAGLYEKDVLVRELSYGTDPATGVTKIAYTKPDGTREVVEVDKNGIRTPAVANVTPPGPSDQADLIAMSEDPATGTVRTTRRNRDGTTSEYAGRSSTDADGSTRVVETDKDGNRVTTVYGTDGTMTVTHSRPGENEVKTTTTKDGVVTTVERKATGETKTSRVTSSGMMVHQIRDREGNLLRTVREMPDGWMEKIDANGNTERRLREKDGQTTTITMDRSGNTTTTVRDKNGAVTEQSSHVVAAAEPGRTYFEQVLKGTDWDDLPASLKNRYASSERMAEENRMRQAEREAAAARDEQAKLRAQLANAAITAEGQKKLDAIEAERVAAEAKAKARKARFARQEEIANTYATAKDLQRQYDAAIARGDKQEAKRIMALQDAFSEKAIEILEPTPEEAAEMQRTADLQSRVARDVTSRAYAAANAKIAADSSLQDVKEDVTGVTKYVSIGSQMQQETKRTTRSAARERVLAEAKLAAIDAQMADPKTTNEEKEILRGLRESAQVQVDGAAEMLAANSRLTAAGYVVDGALVLTGGKIVQGGARVASTAVGAVRTTLTGRAAAAAGRTTVTLAADAGGAVSRTSVMTAAERAALQEGRAASDISRLVGTDLAGAGGSTAPRISTNITRAELARLHTPGRNLTQAEILVKAEIYRVQISTRATLRQAITDGAPDSVVRPLQTQLNALTKLLKEAQEAGQRAYRGG, from the coding sequence ATGGCTAGGTCATTCCTTCGCGCGCTCGCCCTGGTGTGGGGCACTTCCCTTTGGTCGCTCGCGGCCGCCGAGCAGATCATCACACGGCACGCCAACGGCCAGATCAAAGAACGATTTACGGTGATTGACAACAAGCGGGAAGGCTTGTACGAGTCGTTTCACGAGAAGGGCCAAAAGAACCGCGTGGCCCAGTACGCAAAAGACCTGATGGTCGGTAAGTGCCAGGACTTCTGGCCGAATGGCAAGCTCAAGCTCGATGTCACGTTCCAAAATGGCCAACTCACCGGGACCTACCTGGAGTATCACGAGAGCGGCAACATCTATCAGCAGGGCCCGACCTTTGGGTGTAACTTTGGCGCCAACATGGCGACCTCGCCCAAGCGCACCGGTCGCTGGACGATGTACTTTGCGAGCGGCAAAAAGAAGAGCGAGGGCGACTTCGGCAACGACCTAATGACCGGACCATGGCGCGACTACTTTGAATCGGGCCAGGTTCAGCTGGAGGCCAACGCCAAAGACGGCCAGGCCGTGGGCCTGTGGACGATGTACCACTCGAACGGTAAGATCCGACGCCAAGGTCAATCCGCGGGCAACTACCTGCACAACAACTACCTGGGTGCGCCCGTGGCCACCGGCGTTTGGACGGAGTACCACGACAACGGCAAGAAGTTTTCCGAAGGCACGTGGGTCAAGAACAATCGCGATGGGCTGCACACGGAGTGGCGCGCCGATGGCACGAAGCACTACGAAGTGATGTTCGACAACGCCAAAACCATTGGCTCGTGGACCCGCTTTGATGAAGCCGGGCTGGTGGAGTTTCAGGGCCAGGCGAGCGGCAATCGCTTGCACGAAAACACCCTCTACAGCCCCATGAAGTCGGGCGTTTGGGTGACGTTTATCAAGGGCAAGGTCACCAAGGCCGGGCTCTACGAAAAAGATGTCCTGGTGCGCGAGCTGAGCTACGGCACCGACCCCGCCACGGGCGTCACCAAAATCGCTTACACCAAACCCGACGGCACGCGCGAGGTGGTGGAAGTGGACAAGAACGGCATCCGCACACCAGCCGTGGCGAATGTCACACCGCCCGGGCCGAGCGATCAGGCGGACCTCATCGCGATGTCGGAGGACCCCGCCACCGGCACGGTCCGCACCACGCGCCGCAACCGCGACGGAACGACCTCGGAATATGCGGGACGCTCCTCCACGGACGCCGATGGCTCGACCCGCGTCGTGGAAACCGACAAGGACGGCAACCGCGTCACCACGGTTTACGGGACCGACGGCACGATGACCGTGACCCACTCGCGGCCAGGCGAAAACGAGGTGAAAACGACGACCACCAAGGATGGCGTGGTAACCACCGTCGAGCGTAAGGCCACCGGCGAAACCAAGACATCGCGCGTCACCAGCAGCGGCATGATGGTGCACCAGATTCGCGATCGCGAGGGCAACTTGCTGCGCACCGTGCGCGAGATGCCCGACGGGTGGATGGAGAAGATTGACGCCAACGGCAATACCGAGCGTCGTCTGCGAGAAAAGGACGGCCAAACCACGACGATCACCATGGATCGGTCGGGCAACACGACCACGACTGTTCGGGATAAGAACGGCGCGGTAACGGAACAATCCAGCCACGTGGTGGCCGCTGCCGAGCCCGGACGCACCTACTTTGAGCAGGTTCTCAAGGGCACCGATTGGGACGATTTGCCGGCGAGCCTGAAAAACCGCTACGCCTCGTCGGAGCGCATGGCCGAGGAAAACCGCATGCGCCAAGCCGAGCGCGAGGCCGCCGCCGCTCGCGACGAACAAGCGAAGTTGCGAGCCCAGCTCGCCAACGCGGCGATCACTGCTGAGGGCCAAAAGAAACTCGATGCAATTGAGGCCGAGAGAGTGGCCGCCGAAGCCAAGGCAAAAGCCCGCAAGGCGCGGTTTGCGCGGCAAGAAGAAATCGCCAACACCTACGCGACCGCCAAAGATCTTCAGCGGCAGTACGATGCGGCCATCGCGCGCGGCGATAAGCAAGAAGCCAAGCGCATCATGGCGCTGCAGGATGCCTTCTCCGAGAAGGCGATTGAGATTCTTGAGCCGACCCCCGAGGAGGCCGCCGAAATGCAGCGCACCGCCGACCTGCAAAGCCGCGTCGCGCGCGACGTCACGAGCCGTGCTTACGCGGCGGCCAACGCCAAAATCGCCGCGGATTCCTCGCTGCAGGACGTCAAGGAGGATGTCACCGGCGTGACCAAGTACGTGTCCATCGGCTCGCAAATGCAGCAAGAAACCAAGCGGACAACTCGCTCGGCGGCGCGCGAACGGGTGCTGGCTGAAGCCAAACTCGCCGCCATTGACGCGCAGATGGCCGACCCCAAAACCACCAACGAAGAGAAGGAGATTCTCCGCGGCCTGCGCGAATCCGCGCAGGTGCAAGTTGACGGCGCGGCGGAAATGCTCGCCGCCAACAGTCGCCTCACCGCCGCCGGTTATGTGGTGGATGGCGCGCTGGTGCTCACCGGCGGCAAGATTGTCCAGGGTGGAGCGCGAGTCGCCAGCACCGCGGTGGGCGCGGTGCGAACGACCTTGACCGGTCGCGCGGCAGCCGCCGCCGGGCGCACCACGGTGACATTGGCCGCCGACGCCGGTGGCGCGGTGAGTCGCACATCCGTGATGACCGCCGCCGAGCGAGCCGCACTGCAAGAGGGCCGCGCCGCAAGTGACATTTCGCGCTTGGTCGGCACCGATCTGGCGGGCGCCGGCGGGTCCACCGCGCCACGCATCTCTACTAACATCACGCGGGCGGAGTTGGCGCGTCTTCACACCCCGGGCCGCAATCTCACGCAAGCCGAAATCTTGGTAAAAGCCGAGATCTACCGCGTGCAGATATCCACGCGCGCGACATTGCGCCAAGCAATCACGGACGGCGCCCCGGACTCGGTCGTAAGGCCATTGCAAACGCAACTTAACGCCTTAACCAAACTTCTGAAAGAGGCGCAAGAGGCGGGTCAGCGGGCTTATCGAGGCGGATAA
- a CDS encoding endonuclease/exonuclease/phosphatase family protein yields MKHLTFALASLSLAGSALAQTTAMRVASYNLEWFGEGATAERIANINSVLSNLKPNVIGLMEVQSKAAVAQLFPAGGDWQVGIQDDPTEPQELAIAVRKPFKLVEWELVFTRPLFNPMFPNRRDVIRAIVEAPNGRQVPVYVLHLKSRSGGRMQTDLQREAAAGMLASFLYGLSGTEKDYIVMGDFNDSPDDRSVNILESGDLMCPAGAGTPQKVCINLAQDLYAKDYVTHGLERVFKGEDMTPIVTGASASNDNVRGKDYKFPDDVPVTQILFDQILVSPKLAKEVPGKMQIYAKADSIRGKGPRVKVTDQPDGTRLVEWLEKGTQASDHQPVYADFALGVPRPPTK; encoded by the coding sequence ATGAAGCACCTCACTTTCGCTCTCGCGAGCCTCTCTTTGGCGGGTTCCGCGCTCGCCCAAACCACCGCCATGCGGGTGGCCAGCTACAACCTGGAATGGTTCGGCGAAGGCGCAACGGCGGAGCGGATCGCGAACATCAATTCGGTGCTCAGCAACCTCAAGCCGAACGTGATCGGCCTGATGGAAGTGCAAAGCAAGGCCGCCGTGGCGCAGCTGTTTCCTGCGGGTGGCGACTGGCAAGTGGGCATTCAAGATGACCCGACCGAACCGCAAGAGCTGGCAATCGCGGTGCGCAAACCGTTCAAGTTGGTGGAGTGGGAGTTGGTGTTTACTCGCCCGCTTTTCAACCCGATGTTCCCCAACCGCCGCGACGTGATTCGGGCGATTGTGGAAGCGCCGAACGGACGGCAAGTGCCCGTTTACGTGCTGCACCTCAAGTCGCGATCGGGCGGCCGCATGCAAACCGACCTGCAGCGCGAAGCTGCTGCCGGCATGTTGGCGAGCTTTCTCTACGGATTAAGCGGGACCGAAAAAGACTACATCGTGATGGGCGACTTCAACGATTCGCCCGACGATCGCTCGGTGAATATTCTCGAATCGGGCGATCTGATGTGTCCGGCGGGTGCGGGTACGCCGCAGAAAGTCTGCATCAACCTGGCCCAAGATCTCTACGCCAAGGACTACGTGACGCACGGGCTGGAGCGAGTGTTTAAGGGCGAGGACATGACGCCGATCGTGACCGGGGCTTCGGCGAGCAACGACAACGTGCGCGGCAAGGATTACAAGTTCCCCGACGACGTGCCCGTAACGCAGATTCTGTTCGACCAGATTTTGGTGTCGCCGAAGCTCGCCAAAGAAGTGCCGGGCAAGATGCAGATTTACGCGAAGGCAGATTCGATTCGCGGCAAGGGGCCGCGTGTGAAGGTGACCGACCAACCCGACGGCACTCGCTTGGTGGAGTGGCTCGAAAAAGGCACCCAAGCGAGCGACCACCAGCCGGTGTACGCCGACTTCGCGCTCGGCGTACCCCGTCCGCCAACCAAGTAG